A region of Paenibacillus sp. 37 DNA encodes the following proteins:
- a CDS encoding leucine-rich repeat domain-containing protein gives MAFIPLNCPNCNGRIEYKEDEVLKCPYCETELLLKQNHVYYVDQTINHYHGTVPEATPKPSVSVSIPLRLLLVLLLVISGAIGTYFYYSNSSTYSKTEANLPVRKMPESEVLLSFLRDIFDKGSALPTEEELARLRYLTVEHSENDQWTFTYSLSDPFSDEQAEKITYVTQDKKLNSQEIDQRDFEAFTGLTALDLTNTYEISQTDQTTLAHMSGLKSYGGAFNESFSTFSGYFGDKTKITELSTQLRSNQELAMLLEFPNLSSLSITYVDESVTDFFLLNKLPLKSLSLTFVDELGWLSSMTGLSSLSIHYSETTDLQPLYALTQLQELQLSFLTNVKSIDFVQNMPALQTLDLENVNFSSLEPLADKASITTLRLASLSQLASVKVINSLPSLRELTLSGYYEKAEALTLPNVGRVEIPSSFLTGLKAPATTSLTLRGGSGELNLAALGKFPKLEQLSLWEIDEITRLGALDGLPSLETLNIYDSSLYKESDALFRLKQIKSLMCSECRLNFEQKSATENSVLEHLALEQPYFSINNNSVNEVDQMMPYFANMPALRSFTLQDSNLSSLEFMSNWQAIEELHLENNAISNIETLSQLPNLQKVYLSGNSVQNKSVLGTDVHVY, from the coding sequence GTGGCGTTTATCCCGTTAAACTGTCCCAATTGCAATGGAAGAATTGAATACAAGGAGGATGAAGTTTTAAAGTGTCCCTATTGTGAAACAGAGCTTTTATTGAAGCAAAATCATGTCTATTACGTAGACCAGACCATTAATCATTACCACGGGACAGTTCCTGAGGCGACGCCGAAGCCGTCCGTCTCCGTCTCCATCCCCCTAAGGCTGTTATTGGTCCTGCTGCTTGTCATATCAGGCGCCATCGGTACATATTTTTATTATAGCAACAGCTCCACTTATTCAAAAACAGAAGCCAATCTGCCTGTGCGAAAGATGCCCGAAAGCGAGGTTCTTCTTTCCTTTTTGCGAGATATCTTCGATAAAGGATCTGCCCTACCGACAGAGGAGGAACTGGCTCGTCTTCGCTATTTAACCGTAGAGCATTCGGAGAATGATCAGTGGACGTTTACATATAGCCTCTCCGATCCCTTCAGCGATGAACAGGCCGAGAAAATCACTTATGTTACTCAGGACAAGAAACTGAATAGCCAGGAGATCGATCAGCGAGATTTTGAAGCCTTTACGGGACTGACGGCATTGGACCTGACGAATACCTATGAAATCTCCCAGACGGATCAAACCACTTTGGCCCATATGTCCGGATTAAAAAGTTATGGAGGCGCTTTTAACGAATCCTTCAGTACATTTTCGGGCTACTTTGGAGACAAGACTAAAATTACGGAGCTTTCCACTCAGCTTCGCAGCAATCAGGAATTGGCCATGCTGCTGGAGTTTCCTAATCTGAGCTCGTTATCCATTACCTATGTGGATGAATCCGTAACGGATTTCTTTCTGTTGAACAAGCTGCCGCTCAAGTCTCTGTCGCTCACCTTTGTCGATGAACTGGGATGGTTGTCCTCCATGACCGGGCTGTCATCCTTATCCATACATTACAGTGAAACCACAGACCTGCAGCCGCTGTACGCCTTGACCCAGCTTCAGGAGCTTCAGCTATCCTTTTTAACGAATGTAAAGTCCATCGACTTTGTACAAAATATGCCTGCTCTACAAACACTTGATCTCGAAAACGTAAACTTCTCAAGCCTGGAGCCCTTGGCCGACAAGGCCTCCATTACTACACTACGTCTGGCTTCTCTAAGTCAGCTTGCTTCGGTAAAGGTCATAAACAGTCTGCCCTCTCTGCGAGAATTAACGTTGTCCGGTTACTACGAGAAAGCAGAAGCGCTGACATTGCCTAATGTGGGGCGAGTGGAAATTCCAAGCTCCTTTCTCACTGGGCTAAAGGCCCCGGCTACAACCAGTCTGACGCTCCGTGGCGGAAGCGGGGAATTGAACTTGGCTGCGCTGGGGAAATTCCCAAAACTGGAGCAACTCTCCCTCTGGGAGATCGATGAAATTACACGTCTTGGCGCCTTGGACGGTTTGCCCAGCCTAGAGACTCTAAACATTTACGACTCGTCACTATATAAGGAGAGCGATGCTTTATTTCGTTTGAAGCAAATCAAATCTCTGATGTGCTCCGAGTGTAGGTTGAATTTCGAGCAAAAATCGGCCACGGAGAACAGTGTGCTTGAACATTTGGCTTTAGAGCAGCCATATTTCAGCATAAATAACAACTCTGTCAATGAAGTTGACCAGATGATGCCTTACTTTGCCAACATGCCGGCTCTACGTTCCTTTACTCTGCAAGACAGCAATTTGTCTTCTCTCGAATTTATGAGTAACTGGCAGGCCATAGAAGAGCTTCATCTCGAGAACAATGCCATTTCCAATATCGAGACCCTAAGCCAGCTGCCTAATCTGCAAAAGGTATATCTATCCGGTAATTCCGTACAAAACAAATCCGTGCTTGGTACGGATGTGCATGTGTATTAA
- a CDS encoding AAA family ATPase, whose translation MVIDLEAQRGARIMSLEETVEYIGEMVSNGELSEHYKDMALSLKRRGQIILYGPPGTGKTYTAKKFIDLCSVKDSREPRLWLYSTILHMEEPFYWYVKGSLCTTIAEDDFILIVHVSKTQNTIIGLAKVKYSKGKKFKSEDGMECYKNHFEDIYYFKPSLTTSLLAKYYKGAEDEINEASASVNAQKQANQKLISNNLKEAIIACLGEISERDKIIKMIKKIDNGSVPLQMCTFHPSFSYEDFIEGYKPIQTNEGLVAFRLEDGIFKEYCKEAEKNPGTDYYFIIDEINRGNTAKVFGEIITLLELDKRDTTLTLPQSKSKFAIPSNVYIIGTMNSADRSISSLDVALRRRFALIEIPSEPQSLGNTISYEKNGEECELQLSNLLEEINDRLKNEMGISENKFIGHGYFYQDGQEIEGPLEVRDILKFEILPILMEYCSYETNRYTEVFGYLEELCSDLTEE comes from the coding sequence TTGGTAATAGATTTAGAAGCGCAGCGGGGAGCGAGAATAATGTCACTAGAAGAAACAGTAGAATACATAGGTGAAATGGTAAGCAATGGTGAGCTATCAGAACATTATAAGGATATGGCACTTTCACTGAAAAGAAGAGGTCAAATCATATTATATGGCCCGCCAGGTACGGGAAAGACATATACGGCAAAAAAGTTTATCGACTTATGCTCGGTGAAAGATAGTAGGGAACCAAGATTATGGTTGTATTCTACCATATTACATATGGAAGAACCGTTCTACTGGTATGTAAAGGGGAGTCTTTGTACTACAATTGCTGAAGATGATTTTATCTTAATCGTACACGTTTCCAAAACCCAAAATACTATTATTGGTTTGGCAAAAGTAAAATATTCAAAGGGCAAGAAATTTAAAAGTGAAGATGGGATGGAATGCTATAAAAACCACTTTGAGGATATATACTATTTTAAACCTTCACTGACTACATCTCTCCTTGCTAAGTATTACAAAGGAGCAGAGGATGAAATTAATGAAGCATCTGCTAGTGTGAATGCTCAAAAACAGGCCAATCAAAAGCTTATTTCAAATAATCTGAAAGAAGCAATTATTGCTTGTTTAGGTGAAATTAGTGAACGAGATAAGATAATCAAAATGATTAAAAAAATAGATAATGGAAGCGTACCTCTTCAAATGTGTACGTTTCACCCTTCATTCAGTTATGAAGACTTTATCGAAGGCTACAAGCCTATTCAAACCAATGAAGGTTTAGTCGCATTTCGATTGGAGGATGGGATATTCAAAGAATATTGTAAGGAGGCCGAAAAGAATCCGGGTACAGACTATTATTTTATCATCGATGAGATTAATAGAGGAAACACAGCCAAAGTATTTGGTGAAATTATTACGTTGCTGGAATTAGATAAACGAGATACGACATTGACATTACCTCAAAGCAAATCAAAATTTGCTATTCCAAGCAATGTATATATAATCGGTACCATGAATTCAGCGGATAGAAGCATTAGCTCCTTGGACGTGGCTCTAAGAAGACGATTTGCATTAATCGAAATTCCTTCCGAACCTCAATCACTCGGTAATACGATTAGCTATGAGAAAAATGGAGAGGAATGTGAGCTACAGCTAAGCAATTTACTGGAAGAGATTAATGATAGATTAAAAAATGAAATGGGCATCAGTGAAAATAAATTTATTGGGCATGGGTATTTCTATCAAGATGGTCAGGAAATTGAGGGGCCACTGGAAGTAAGGGATATTTTGAAGTTCGAAATATTGCCCATATTAATGGAGTATTGTTCCTATGAGACGAACAGGTATACAGAAGTATTTGGTTATTTAGAAGAATTGTGTTCCGATCTTACAGAAGAATAG
- a CDS encoding GNAT family N-acetyltransferase — MQEIFMKNYKNNEVLRKSFFELAVNTFEINFEDWYQQGYWGERYIPYSYVDGDQVIANVSVNILELIIHGEKKKAIQIGTVMTHPDYRGKGLSTRLMIKVLEEYENKYDYMYLFANESVLDFYPKFGFKPVEEHLFSMNYTAIKSPEPANIRKLNVNNADDIRLIQKLASERLPVSQHFATYHAQGILMFYCLNVFSDDIYYLENENVIVIYQKEDNHIELYDVVSLNELNMKDILDKIADEDTEKITFHFTPDVTDHIVLKSTITNEGLFVRTHGEHLYPVYVKHPITSIA, encoded by the coding sequence ATGCAAGAAATATTTATGAAGAATTATAAAAACAATGAAGTACTGCGCAAGAGTTTTTTCGAGCTTGCTGTCAACACGTTTGAGATCAACTTTGAAGATTGGTATCAACAAGGATACTGGGGCGAGCGTTACATCCCTTATTCATATGTCGATGGAGACCAGGTTATTGCCAACGTTTCTGTTAACATCCTTGAGCTCATCATTCACGGTGAGAAGAAAAAAGCGATTCAAATCGGCACGGTGATGACACATCCTGATTATCGGGGGAAAGGACTCTCTACACGTTTAATGATCAAAGTTTTAGAGGAATATGAGAACAAGTACGATTACATGTACCTTTTTGCCAATGAATCGGTGCTTGATTTTTACCCCAAGTTTGGGTTTAAGCCTGTGGAAGAACATCTTTTTTCAATGAATTATACGGCAATAAAATCACCCGAGCCTGCGAACATCCGAAAACTAAATGTAAATAACGCGGATGATATACGTCTTATTCAAAAATTGGCATCGGAAAGATTACCTGTTTCTCAGCACTTCGCAACCTATCATGCTCAAGGAATACTCATGTTTTATTGCCTGAATGTCTTTAGTGATGATATTTATTACTTGGAAAACGAAAACGTCATTGTTATTTATCAGAAAGAAGACAATCATATTGAGCTCTACGATGTTGTTAGCTTAAACGAATTGAATATGAAAGATATCTTGGATAAGATCGCAGATGAGGATACGGAGAAAATAACCTTCCATTTCACTCCAGATGTAACAGATCATATCGTTCTAAAAAGTACAATCACCAATGAAGGTTTATTTGTAAGAACTCATGGTGAACATCTCTACCCTGTGTACGTTAAACATCCAATTACATCTATTGCTTGA
- a CDS encoding McrC family protein — protein sequence MVIQKEQVVLMEYGREEWLTKERVTEEDIRYLKSLQNRKSAEKSYEEDDGCLVFNEWTFGIRALGWVGVIELKNYQITIRPRFNKDFKYFINMLQVAEGLPNIQENSMVESAKLPKLMHDFLELLAQLYLSELGKMMRIGVYKSYVTEEDNLSILRGRPDFYKNLKHNYALPPKIYCSYDELTTDVPENQYILKGLDYLTHVSRYLNETTKQQLMYYYNDFMDLCTDVDHIQNSFNYNQLNKHYKEAHRLTQILINSMTVVNLHRPTERLFTVLFNMNDVFEKFTGKFLEASLKDLYQVTLQPETFGAIQSDGGLMKKRAITPDIVISSLSENSSDSEMKLVLDTKNKDYANIGKVSNADIYQITFYAQFFSQMSVIEQGKENNEFYAIMVYPIRNSGYSGKIVEKNSNIIVPLMNGGRGRIQAKGIHVDSLIELIYSRKKVELVHAAVDLISQE from the coding sequence ATGGTCATACAAAAAGAGCAAGTTGTTCTTATGGAGTATGGAAGAGAGGAATGGTTAACTAAAGAAAGAGTGACTGAAGAGGATATTCGGTATTTAAAATCGCTCCAAAATCGGAAGAGCGCTGAAAAATCCTATGAAGAGGACGATGGTTGTTTAGTTTTTAATGAATGGACTTTTGGAATAAGGGCGTTAGGATGGGTAGGCGTTATTGAATTGAAAAACTATCAAATCACTATTCGTCCCAGATTTAATAAAGATTTTAAATACTTCATTAACATGTTACAGGTGGCTGAAGGATTGCCTAATATTCAGGAAAACAGCATGGTTGAATCAGCCAAGTTGCCTAAATTAATGCATGATTTTCTAGAATTATTGGCGCAACTGTATTTGAGTGAACTAGGAAAAATGATGCGCATTGGTGTCTATAAAAGTTACGTTACCGAGGAAGATAATCTAAGCATACTTCGGGGTAGGCCAGATTTCTATAAAAACCTAAAACATAACTATGCATTACCACCAAAAATTTATTGCAGCTACGATGAATTAACAACGGATGTACCTGAAAACCAATACATTCTTAAAGGGTTGGACTATCTCACCCATGTATCCAGATATTTAAATGAAACGACTAAGCAACAGCTTATGTATTATTACAATGATTTTATGGATCTTTGTACAGATGTTGATCACATTCAGAATTCATTTAACTATAATCAACTGAACAAGCACTATAAAGAGGCACATAGGTTAACACAGATATTAATTAATAGTATGACAGTCGTAAATCTTCATAGGCCTACAGAGCGATTGTTTACTGTCCTTTTCAATATGAATGATGTTTTCGAGAAGTTTACGGGGAAATTTCTCGAGGCATCACTGAAGGATTTGTACCAAGTTACTTTGCAGCCCGAAACATTTGGTGCGATCCAAAGTGATGGAGGTTTGATGAAAAAAAGAGCTATAACCCCAGATATTGTGATTTCATCCTTATCGGAAAATTCTAGTGACTCAGAGATGAAACTTGTCCTTGATACTAAGAATAAGGATTATGCCAATATAGGCAAAGTCTCCAATGCAGATATTTATCAGATTACGTTCTATGCTCAGTTCTTTTCGCAAATGTCTGTGATAGAACAAGGTAAAGAAAATAATGAGTTTTATGCAATTATGGTCTACCCAATAAGAAACAGTGGATATTCTGGGAAAATTGTGGAAAAGAACTCCAATATTATCGTCCCTTTAATGAATGGTGGGAGAGGAAGAATCCAAGCTAAAGGTATTCATGTGGATTCATTAATTGAACTTATCTACTCTCGGAAAAAGGTAGAACTAGTTCATGCTGCTGTGGACTTGATAAGTCAGGAATAG
- a CDS encoding RecQ family ATP-dependent DNA helicase: protein MEKIVFVDTEIQATTGKIMDIGAVHEDGMSYHSSSVQAFTAFIQGVRYVCGHNIIHHDLNYLRSSLSTVGIDERTCIDTLYWSPLLFPKKFYHALLKDDKLQSDEANNPLNDAMKARELFADEVEEFLRLPTALRHIYSSLLWKQREFSGFLDYVRLPVFQSNPASLIKEFFSANICEHAEIGRMVAEQPVALAYALGLIYTNDLHLITGTKAITPPWVLQQYPETERFMFLLRSKSCLSGCAYCNEKLDVHKGLHHFFGYNQFRRYGGEPLQEQAVKAAVANKSLLAVFPTGGGKSVTFQLPALMSGQTMEGVTLVISPLQSLMKDQVDNLERKGITKAVTINGLLDPIERAKSFARVEDGSASLLYISPESLRSASIERLLLGRNLVRVVIDEAHCFSSWGQDFRVDYLYIGDFIKSLQEKKNSPDPIPVSCFTATAKQQVIEDIRDYFRNKLGLELELYETQTGRTNLRYNVLKMNDEQEKYNTTRRLLDSYEVPSIIYVSRTRKAAELAERLCQDGYVARAYHGKMDKQEKMSNQDAFIGGEVPIMVATSAFGMGVDKPDVGLVLHYEISDSLENYVQEAGRAGRDESISAVCYVLFHDEDLSKHFILLNQTKLSIREIGQVWQAIKVLSNSRSTISESALEIARKAGWDESVLDIETKVKTAIAALEKAGYVKRGHNRPRVFASGIISRNAAEAIARIQSSERFDSTQKEAAGRIIRKLFSTKSRKHANEEIPEARIDYISDHLGMNKKDVIRIIQLLREENILADTKDLTAYIKSRNQISSSMATLNRFKRLEVFLRHQLEDEGEHLLHLKELNEQAESDGIKRVSIDTIKIILNIWAIQYWIKRQTISSNHVAIVRVLAKQVWGERMERRHELATFIVSNLHQRSSSSSVDTGMKEDMLVEFSVLELKEAYNKSIKGVLTQQEATIEEIEDAIFYLSRIDAIKLEGGFLVIYNTVTLQRLEMDKKRRYRLEDYADLTQFYQSKIQQIHIVGEYAAKMVEDERDALQFVGDYFQMHYGNFLNKYFKGHRREEINRTITPTKFHQLFGELSPAQLNIVNDKDSHNIVVLAGPGSGKTRLLVHKLASLMLMEDVKHEQMLMLTFSRAAATEFKKRLLELVGNAAHYIEIKTFHSYCFDLLGKIGSLEKSDAIIRETVRRIHSGEVEVSRITKTVLVLDEAQDMNADEYELVQTLKQLNEDMRIIAVGDDDQNIYMFRHASSRYMAQLLEAESSRMYELVENYRSRPNLIAFTNQWVQQLSDRLKRTSIQSIHQENGMLEIVTYNSDQLVIPLVERLRNTGMDGTTAVLAYTNEEAMQVFTRLVENKIPAKLVISNDGFNLSNLFELRYFLLELRQHCQTARIQQDVWEQTLCNFKERFKRNPHLEACLGLFQDFADIHAGSMYMTDLESFISESNLEDFVAIDRETVYVSTIHKAKGREYEKVFLLLRNLKAGDPTVVRAIYVAMTRAKQHLSIHYNGSYLDHLNVESMQRVADSTVYPPSAQLAIPLTLRDLWLDFCMRCQSAIVLTRPGDQLQLDGRYILNARGQKVAALSGRMLETIGELHSKGYEPVNVAVRYIVYWKKAGEEREILIPIPDIMFKRG, encoded by the coding sequence ATGGAGAAGATTGTATTTGTAGATACGGAGATTCAAGCAACGACGGGAAAAATTATGGACATTGGGGCTGTACACGAAGATGGAATGAGTTATCATTCCTCATCTGTGCAGGCATTCACAGCTTTTATACAAGGAGTGCGTTATGTATGTGGGCATAATATTATTCATCATGATCTGAATTATCTGCGTAGTTCTCTGAGTACAGTGGGGATCGACGAGCGGACATGTATTGACACACTATATTGGTCTCCTTTGTTATTTCCAAAGAAGTTCTACCATGCACTGCTAAAGGATGATAAGCTCCAGTCGGATGAAGCGAACAATCCGTTGAATGATGCAATGAAGGCACGGGAACTATTTGCCGATGAAGTGGAGGAGTTCCTTAGGCTACCAACAGCTTTGCGTCACATTTATAGTTCTTTGCTATGGAAGCAGAGAGAGTTCAGCGGTTTTCTGGACTATGTCCGGTTGCCAGTGTTCCAGTCTAATCCAGCTTCGCTTATTAAGGAATTTTTTTCTGCCAATATATGCGAGCATGCTGAAATAGGACGCATGGTTGCTGAGCAGCCAGTGGCGCTAGCTTATGCACTTGGGCTAATTTATACCAATGATCTGCATTTGATCACAGGAACAAAGGCGATTACACCTCCTTGGGTGCTGCAACAATATCCTGAGACAGAGCGCTTTATGTTTTTGCTACGCAGCAAGTCCTGTTTGAGTGGATGTGCTTACTGTAATGAGAAACTGGATGTGCATAAAGGACTGCATCATTTTTTCGGTTACAACCAATTTCGCAGATACGGTGGGGAGCCGCTTCAGGAGCAGGCAGTCAAAGCCGCTGTCGCCAATAAGTCACTGCTCGCTGTATTTCCGACAGGAGGCGGGAAGTCGGTAACGTTCCAACTGCCTGCGCTGATGAGTGGACAGACAATGGAGGGGGTGACTCTGGTCATCTCACCTCTCCAATCACTGATGAAGGATCAGGTGGACAATCTGGAGCGTAAAGGTATTACGAAGGCAGTGACCATCAATGGGCTGCTGGACCCTATTGAGCGTGCGAAGTCGTTTGCACGGGTGGAGGATGGATCAGCATCCTTGCTTTACATTTCACCAGAATCGCTGCGCTCTGCATCGATTGAGCGTTTACTGCTAGGGCGCAACTTAGTTCGTGTCGTTATTGATGAGGCACACTGTTTTTCATCCTGGGGACAGGATTTTCGAGTAGATTATTTATACATAGGAGATTTTATCAAGTCATTGCAGGAGAAGAAAAACAGTCCTGACCCAATTCCAGTGTCCTGCTTTACCGCCACTGCGAAGCAACAGGTCATTGAGGATATTCGGGATTATTTTCGGAATAAGTTGGGACTGGAGCTGGAACTTTACGAGACCCAAACAGGACGTACCAATTTGCGGTATAACGTACTTAAGATGAATGACGAGCAAGAGAAGTACAATACGACGAGAAGGCTGCTGGATAGCTATGAGGTTCCTAGCATTATCTATGTATCGAGAACACGTAAGGCTGCCGAGCTGGCTGAGAGGCTATGTCAGGATGGATATGTAGCAAGAGCATATCATGGGAAAATGGACAAGCAGGAGAAGATGAGCAACCAGGACGCTTTTATTGGCGGTGAAGTGCCCATTATGGTGGCTACTTCTGCTTTTGGGATGGGGGTTGACAAGCCAGATGTGGGGCTGGTGCTCCATTATGAAATCTCGGACTCGCTGGAGAATTACGTGCAAGAGGCAGGCAGAGCAGGCAGGGATGAGTCGATCTCGGCGGTATGTTATGTGTTATTTCATGATGAGGATCTAAGCAAGCATTTCATCCTTTTGAATCAGACCAAGCTCAGTATTCGGGAAATTGGGCAGGTGTGGCAGGCAATCAAGGTTCTGAGTAATTCCCGTTCGACGATTTCTGAATCTGCACTGGAAATTGCTCGTAAGGCAGGCTGGGATGAGAGCGTGCTGGACATTGAAACGAAAGTGAAAACGGCAATTGCAGCGCTGGAAAAGGCAGGGTATGTGAAGCGTGGACACAATCGTCCCCGTGTATTTGCCAGCGGTATTATATCCCGCAACGCCGCTGAAGCTATCGCACGGATTCAATCCTCTGAGCGGTTCGACAGTACGCAGAAGGAAGCAGCAGGCCGAATTATCCGGAAGCTATTTTCCACCAAGAGCCGCAAGCATGCTAATGAGGAGATTCCCGAAGCTCGTATTGATTACATTTCAGATCATCTCGGCATGAACAAAAAGGATGTTATTCGAATAATCCAATTGCTACGTGAGGAAAATATTCTTGCAGATACGAAGGATTTAACCGCATATATTAAGTCGAGGAACCAGATCAGCAGCTCAATGGCGACATTGAACAGATTCAAGAGGCTAGAGGTGTTCCTGCGGCATCAACTAGAGGATGAGGGGGAACATTTACTGCATCTGAAGGAGTTGAATGAACAAGCTGAGAGTGATGGAATCAAGAGAGTTTCTATAGATACCATTAAAATAATTCTGAACATCTGGGCTATTCAGTACTGGATCAAGCGGCAGACCATTTCCTCGAATCATGTTGCAATTGTGAGGGTGTTAGCTAAGCAGGTATGGGGTGAGAGAATGGAGCGCCGTCATGAGCTGGCAACATTCATAGTGAGCAATCTTCATCAGCGTAGCAGCTCAAGCTCTGTGGATACAGGAATGAAGGAAGATATGCTAGTGGAATTTTCGGTGCTAGAGTTGAAGGAGGCCTATAATAAATCGATTAAGGGTGTCCTAACCCAACAGGAGGCAACGATAGAGGAGATAGAAGATGCTATATTCTATCTGTCTCGTATTGATGCAATAAAGCTGGAGGGTGGTTTTCTGGTCATATACAACACGGTAACGTTGCAGCGGCTGGAGATGGACAAGAAACGGCGATACAGGCTGGAAGATTATGCGGATCTGACACAGTTCTACCAGAGCAAGATTCAGCAAATTCATATCGTTGGTGAATATGCAGCGAAGATGGTGGAGGACGAACGTGATGCATTGCAATTTGTGGGTGATTATTTTCAAATGCATTACGGCAATTTCCTGAACAAATATTTCAAAGGCCATCGGCGGGAGGAGATCAACCGCACGATCACTCCAACCAAGTTTCACCAGCTTTTTGGCGAGCTGTCTCCCGCACAATTAAACATTGTCAACGACAAGGATTCACATAACATTGTAGTGTTAGCTGGACCAGGAAGTGGCAAGACTCGCCTGCTCGTTCACAAGCTGGCTTCTCTGATGCTGATGGAGGATGTGAAGCATGAACAGATGCTAATGCTTACTTTTTCCAGAGCGGCTGCGACCGAGTTCAAGAAACGTCTGCTTGAGCTGGTGGGGAATGCTGCGCATTATATCGAAATTAAAACGTTTCATTCATACTGCTTCGATCTACTAGGTAAAATTGGATCGTTGGAAAAGTCTGATGCGATTATCAGAGAGACAGTTCGACGCATTCATAGCGGTGAGGTGGAGGTATCTCGTATTACTAAGACGGTATTGGTACTGGATGAGGCTCAAGATATGAATGCTGATGAATATGAGCTGGTGCAGACACTCAAGCAGCTTAATGAGGATATGCGTATTATTGCTGTAGGTGATGATGACCAGAATATTTATATGTTTCGGCATGCCAGCTCTCGCTATATGGCACAGTTGCTAGAGGCAGAATCCAGCAGGATGTATGAGTTAGTGGAAAATTATCGCAGTAGGCCTAACCTGATTGCATTTACGAATCAATGGGTACAGCAGCTATCAGATCGACTCAAGCGTACCTCAATACAGTCAATTCACCAGGAGAATGGCATGCTGGAGATCGTCACCTACAATAGTGATCAACTCGTAATCCCGCTGGTAGAACGGCTTCGGAATACTGGAATGGACGGTACCACGGCTGTGTTAGCCTATACCAACGAGGAAGCGATGCAGGTATTTACAAGGCTTGTAGAGAACAAAATCCCCGCCAAACTGGTGATCAGCAATGACGGGTTCAACTTGAGCAATCTTTTTGAATTGCGCTATTTTTTGTTGGAACTGCGTCAGCATTGCCAGACTGCCCGTATTCAACAGGACGTATGGGAGCAGACTTTGTGTAATTTCAAGGAACGTTTTAAGAGGAACCCTCATTTGGAAGCATGTTTGGGACTCTTTCAGGATTTCGCCGATATACATGCTGGTAGCATGTATATGACCGATTTGGAAAGCTTCATTAGCGAGTCCAATCTGGAAGACTTTGTAGCAATTGATAGGGAGACGGTATATGTGTCCACGATTCATAAGGCGAAGGGGCGAGAGTATGAGAAGGTGTTCCTTTTACTTAGAAACTTGAAGGCAGGAGACCCTACGGTGGTTCGCGCAATATATGTTGCCATGACCCGAGCCAAGCAGCACCTGTCCATTCATTATAATGGCAGCTATTTGGACCATCTGAATGTAGAATCGATGCAGCGTGTTGCAGATTCGACAGTGTATCCACCCTCGGCACAGTTGGCGATTCCGCTGACTCTCCGCGACCTGTGGCTGGACTTCTGTATGAGATGCCAGTCTGCGATAGTTCTCACACGTCCGGGTGATCAATTGCAACTCGATGGCAGATACATTCTGAACGCTCGAGGGCAGAAGGTAGCTGCACTTTCGGGACGAATGCTAGAGACAATAGGTGAATTGCACTCCAAGGGGTATGAGCCTGTAAATGTGGCAGTACGGTATATTGTTTATTGGAAGAAGGCGGGTGAGGAGAGGGAAATATTAATTCCTATACCAGATATTATGTTTAAGCGGGGATAG
- a CDS encoding TetR/AcrR family transcriptional regulator — protein MKKQPEITDKTRQTFINVFCDLYSRKPIEKISIQEIANQSGYNRSTFYQYFTDIYELLDCVEERVLKSINEEMAGREFSTHTFQDALQCLENAEDISVLKALLGDYGSVHFVERLKREIPFERLIVDFPTDDVLAPYIIEFYISTLISMFRLWIRNDKDLSSEELVKLIDSLFAKGITPYHIFGEVNPSALI, from the coding sequence ATGAAAAAGCAACCTGAAATTACGGACAAAACAAGGCAGACATTTATAAATGTATTCTGTGATTTATATAGTCGAAAACCCATCGAAAAAATATCCATACAAGAGATCGCTAACCAATCAGGATATAATCGGAGTACATTTTATCAATACTTTACAGATATCTATGAGTTGTTGGACTGCGTTGAAGAGCGTGTTTTGAAATCCATTAACGAGGAAATGGCAGGCAGAGAGTTTTCTACACATACGTTCCAGGATGCACTTCAATGCTTGGAAAATGCAGAGGACATTTCAGTTCTGAAGGCCCTTTTGGGAGACTATGGTTCTGTTCATTTTGTGGAACGCTTGAAAAGAGAAATTCCCTTTGAGCGATTGATTGTGGATTTTCCAACAGATGATGTCTTGGCACCATATATCATTGAGTTTTACATTTCGACATTAATATCTATGTTTCGTCTTTGGATACGCAACGACAAAGATCTATCGTCAGAAGAATTGGTCAAGCTGATCGATAGCCTATTTGCAAAGGGGATAACACCGTATCATATCTTTGGCGAGGTCAATCCGAGCGCTCTGATCTGA